The following coding sequences lie in one Eubacterium ventriosum genomic window:
- a CDS encoding HTH domain-containing protein, with translation MELQDKKYRILDIFFRLLKGEFVSVRQLADEYSVSGKTVSRDINEIRAYLSENEYRNGNAQIEYSHREKAYYLSMDDFLSSKELLVLIEILIASRSLPKDSMEEI, from the coding sequence ATGGAATTACAGGACAAAAAATATAGGATTTTAGATATTTTCTTTAGACTTCTTAAAGGCGAGTTTGTGTCTGTGAGACAGTTGGCGGATGAATATTCTGTTTCAGGCAAAACGGTTTCCAGAGATATAAATGAAATAAGGGCATATTTATCTGAGAACGAATATAGAAACGGAAACGCCCAGATTGAATATTCCCATAGGGAGAAGGCATATTATTTGTCTATGGATGATTTTTTGTCCAGTAAGGAATTGCTGGTGCTTATAGAAATTTTAATAGCAAGCCGTTCTTTGCCGAAAGACAGTATGGAAGAAATATGA
- a CDS encoding S8 family peptidase, with product MLKSYKDKSKNKPYIIVEISDKIMVNIMKKVRQILNIDSLHKNNIMGENVTVAVLDTGIYNHPDFGERIIKYKDFVNGKTAIYDDEGHGTHVTGILAGDGKMSNGFFKGIAPKSDIVSLKVLDKRGIGKEDNVISGIWWIIDNGKKYNIKVVNISFGTFNKEGNNKKLIEAVELLWDMGYVIIAAAGNNGPEYGTVSIPGSSKKIITVGALDDNIKMIVNGRITKNYSGRGPTKECVQKPDILAPANGIYSCSNGIKSGYSYVPKSGTSMATPIVSGVICMILGINKEMSNIQCKKLIRNTAIDLKMEGNRQGWGKINPEKMVNFCKK from the coding sequence ATGTTAAAAAGCTACAAGGACAAAAGCAAAAATAAGCCATATATTATAGTAGAAATATCAGATAAAATAATGGTAAATATAATGAAGAAGGTAAGACAAATTCTAAACATAGATAGTTTGCACAAAAATAATATAATGGGAGAAAATGTGACAGTTGCAGTCCTTGATACGGGAATATACAATCATCCTGATTTTGGGGAAAGAATAATAAAATATAAGGATTTTGTAAACGGAAAAACAGCCATTTATGACGATGAGGGACACGGAACTCATGTAACGGGAATACTGGCAGGAGATGGAAAAATGTCTAACGGCTTTTTTAAAGGAATTGCGCCTAAGTCGGACATAGTATCACTGAAGGTTCTTGATAAAAGAGGCATTGGCAAGGAAGATAACGTAATAAGTGGAATTTGGTGGATTATTGATAATGGAAAGAAATATAACATAAAAGTGGTTAACATATCTTTTGGCACATTTAATAAAGAGGGAAATAATAAGAAATTAATTGAGGCTGTGGAACTTTTATGGGACATGGGATATGTTATTATAGCTGCAGCAGGAAATAATGGACCGGAATATGGAACTGTGTCAATTCCCGGAAGCAGTAAGAAGATAATTACAGTTGGGGCATTAGATGATAATATTAAGATGATAGTAAACGGTAGGATTACAAAGAATTACTCAGGTAGAGGTCCAACAAAAGAGTGCGTTCAAAAACCTGATATTTTGGCTCCGGCCAATGGCATATACAGTTGCAGTAATGGCATAAAGTCAGGATACAGCTATGTACCAAAAAGCGGAACATCAATGGCAACACCTATAGTTTCAGGCGTGATTTGTATGATTTTAGGCATTAATAAGGAAATGTCTAACATACAATGCAAGAAGTTGATAAGGAATACGGCAATTGATTTAAAAATGGAAGGAAACAGGCAGGGCTGGGGAAAAATCAACCCTGAAAAAATGGTTAATTTTTGTAAGAAATAA
- a CDS encoding NADP-dependent isocitrate dehydrogenase, which translates to MEKIKMTTPLVEMDGDEMTRILWKMIKEELLLPFVDLKTEYYDLGLEYRNETNDQVTFDSAEATKKYGVAVKCATITPNAARMPEYHLKEMWKSPNGTIRAILDGTVFRAPIIVKGIEPYVKNWKKPITIARHAYGDVYKGVEMKIPAAGKTELVYTNEAGEETRELIHDFKGAGIIQGMHNLNESIESFARSCFNFALDTKQDLWFATKDTISKKYDHTFKDIFAEIFEAEYKEKFDEAGIEYFYTLIDDAVARVMRSEGGYIWACKNYDGDVMSDMVATAFGSLSMMTSVLASPQGYYEYEAAHGTVQRHYYKYLKGEETSTNPIATIFAWSGALRKRGELDKLPELMEFADKLEKACIDTIENGEMTGDLYLISTLENKKKLNTEEFIMAIRKTLEGLM; encoded by the coding sequence ATGGAAAAGATTAAAATGACAACTCCATTGGTAGAAATGGATGGCGATGAAATGACAAGAATCCTTTGGAAAATGATCAAAGAAGAATTGTTATTACCTTTTGTTGATTTAAAGACAGAATATTATGATTTAGGACTTGAGTATAGAAATGAGACTAATGACCAAGTTACTTTTGATTCTGCAGAAGCAACTAAGAAATACGGTGTAGCTGTAAAATGTGCAACAATCACACCTAACGCAGCAAGAATGCCGGAATACCATCTTAAGGAAATGTGGAAGAGTCCTAATGGTACTATTAGAGCTATTCTTGACGGAACAGTATTTAGAGCACCTATCATTGTAAAAGGTATTGAACCATACGTAAAGAACTGGAAGAAGCCTATTACAATTGCAAGACACGCATATGGTGATGTTTACAAGGGTGTTGAAATGAAGATTCCTGCAGCAGGCAAGACAGAACTTGTTTACACTAACGAAGCAGGAGAAGAAACAAGAGAATTAATTCACGATTTTAAGGGTGCAGGAATTATCCAGGGTATGCATAACTTAAATGAATCTATAGAAAGTTTTGCAAGAAGTTGTTTCAATTTTGCATTAGATACAAAGCAGGATCTTTGGTTTGCAACAAAAGATACAATTTCAAAGAAATATGACCACACATTTAAAGATATTTTCGCTGAAATTTTTGAAGCTGAATATAAAGAAAAATTTGATGAAGCAGGAATTGAATATTTCTACACACTTATTGACGATGCAGTAGCACGTGTAATGAGATCAGAAGGTGGATATATTTGGGCTTGTAAGAACTATGACGGTGATGTAATGTCAGATATGGTTGCAACAGCATTCGGTTCATTATCAATGATGACATCAGTACTTGCTTCACCACAGGGTTACTACGAATATGAAGCAGCTCACGGTACAGTACAGAGACATTATTACAAGTACTTAAAGGGTGAAGAAACATCAACTAACCCTATCGCAACAATTTTTGCATGGTCAGGAGCTTTAAGAAAACGTGGAGAACTTGACAAACTTCCTGAACTTATGGAATTTGCAGACAAGCTTGAAAAGGCATGTATCGACACAATTGAAAATGGCGAAATGACAGGAGATTTATATTTAATTTCAACACTTGAAAACAAGAAGAAATTAAACACAGAAGAGTTCATTATGGCTATTAGAAAGACATTAGAAGGATTAATGTAG
- a CDS encoding ABC transporter ATP-binding protein yields the protein MLENLKKLVSYYKPYKKVFLADMFFAIMASFIALLIPLVVRYVTAKVIYMPAEQVVKTMIIIAIVVGILILFQCYCNYYIANYGHVMGAKIEYDMRAEIFGHFQKLSFSFYDDEKVGQLMSRITSDLFDITELLHHGPENVTISVIKIIGALAILLSINVRLALIAFLLVPFMLVYAYFFNKKMKQAFRVNRIKIAEINAQIEDNLSGIRVVKSFANEDLENKKFKVGNDAFLEAKKNNYKYMGGYNSGLTAFTTMINLLVIVSGGLMITKDMISVTDLVTFLLYINIFTDPIKTLIDFTEQFQNGYSGYERFLQILSIEPEIKDSENAVSISNVKGDIKLEDVSFKYNDSSHRVLKHINLEVKAGSYVALVGSSGAGKTTLCNLIPRFYEATSGKITIDGKDIKDIKLKDLRDNIGIVQQDVYLFVGTVYDNIRYGRPDATREEVIAAAKEANAYDFIMSLPNGFETDIGQRGIKLSGGQKQRISIARVFLKNPPILIFDEATSALDNESEKIVQESMEKLAKNRTTMVIAHRLSTIRNAEKILVLTDKGIEEQGTHKELMDKHGIYYDLYNVIEK from the coding sequence ATGTTAGAGAATTTAAAGAAACTTGTGTCATATTACAAACCTTATAAGAAAGTTTTTCTGGCAGATATGTTTTTTGCAATAATGGCATCATTTATAGCATTGCTAATACCGCTGGTGGTAAGATATGTTACGGCAAAAGTAATATATATGCCAGCAGAACAGGTTGTAAAAACAATGATTATCATAGCTATCGTTGTAGGAATTTTGATTTTGTTCCAGTGTTATTGTAATTATTACATTGCCAATTATGGTCACGTAATGGGTGCAAAAATCGAATATGACATGAGAGCAGAAATATTTGGACATTTTCAAAAATTATCTTTTTCATTTTATGACGATGAAAAAGTAGGACAGTTAATGTCAAGAATAACATCGGACCTTTTTGACATTACTGAATTATTACATCATGGCCCGGAAAACGTAACCATATCAGTAATAAAGATTATAGGAGCTTTGGCAATTCTTTTAAGCATAAATGTAAGACTTGCTCTTATAGCATTTTTATTAGTTCCATTTATGCTTGTTTACGCATATTTCTTTAATAAGAAAATGAAACAGGCGTTTAGAGTTAACAGAATTAAAATAGCGGAAATAAACGCACAAATAGAAGACAATCTTTCAGGAATAAGAGTGGTAAAATCTTTTGCCAACGAAGACTTGGAAAATAAAAAATTTAAAGTGGGAAACGATGCTTTCCTTGAAGCAAAAAAGAACAACTATAAGTATATGGGTGGATACAACTCAGGACTTACAGCTTTTACAACAATGATTAATCTTCTTGTTATAGTTTCAGGGGGATTAATGATAACTAAGGACATGATATCTGTAACAGACCTTGTTACATTTTTATTATATATAAATATTTTTACAGATCCTATTAAAACGTTAATTGATTTTACGGAACAGTTTCAGAATGGATATTCAGGATATGAAAGATTTCTACAGATTCTTTCAATTGAACCTGAAATTAAGGATAGTGAAAACGCAGTTTCAATAAGTAATGTTAAAGGTGACATTAAACTTGAAGATGTTTCATTTAAGTATAATGACAGCTCTCATAGAGTTTTGAAGCATATTAATCTGGAAGTTAAGGCAGGCTCTTATGTGGCACTTGTAGGTTCATCAGGAGCAGGTAAGACTACACTTTGCAATCTTATTCCAAGATTTTATGAAGCCACAAGTGGAAAAATAACTATTGATGGAAAAGACATTAAAGACATAAAATTAAAAGATTTAAGAGATAATATAGGTATAGTGCAGCAGGATGTTTACCTTTTCGTTGGAACAGTTTATGACAATATCAGATACGGTCGCCCTGATGCTACAAGAGAGGAAGTAATTGCGGCGGCAAAAGAAGCTAATGCGTATGATTTTATAATGTCACTTCCAAATGGCTTTGAGACAGATATAGGACAGAGAGGTATTAAGCTGTCAGGCGGACAGAAACAGCGAATTTCAATAGCAAGAGTATTCCTTAAGAATCCTCCAATATTGATTTTTGATGAGGCAACATCTGCACTTGATAACGAAAGTGAAAAGATAGTACAGGAATCAATGGAAAAACTGGCAAAGAACAGAACAACAATGGTAATTGCCCATAGATTGTCTACTATAAGAAATGCAGAAAAGATTCTGGTTTTAACAGACAAGGGAATAGAAGAACAAGGTACACATAAGGAATTAATGGACAAACATGGAATATACTATGATTTGTACAATGTGATTGAAAAATAA
- a CDS encoding 6-phosphofructokinase produces the protein MIKVGILTSGGDCQGLNGAMYGLVKGLTETNKDKVEIYGILDGYTGLINGDYKKMKPEEFENILNLGGSILGNSRQPFKKINEPDEKGRNKVEAMISNYKKMELDCLVVLGGNGSHKTANLLSEKGLNIVTLPKTIDNDINGTDMTFGFQSAIDIATRTLDELHTTAKSHGRIMIAEIMGNKAGWLTLYSGIAGKADVILIPEIPYNIEKISQYIKDKLKNGRKHIILAVAEGIISQEETKLLKKELKQKRAKDGYISAGYRLEAELSEKIDGEVRVVVPGHIQRGGNPCAFDRVLTSRIGVKGAELILNKQYGRMVAVQSNNITSVPLSTAVEKPKRVDPNDEIIRQVRMLGICLGD, from the coding sequence GTGATTAAAGTCGGAATACTTACAAGTGGTGGAGATTGTCAGGGATTAAACGGAGCAATGTATGGATTGGTTAAAGGATTAACTGAAACCAATAAGGATAAGGTTGAAATTTATGGAATTTTGGACGGTTACACAGGTCTTATTAATGGTGATTATAAGAAAATGAAGCCGGAAGAGTTTGAGAATATTTTAAATTTGGGAGGCTCCATCCTTGGAAATTCAAGACAACCATTTAAGAAGATTAATGAGCCTGATGAAAAAGGCAGAAACAAAGTAGAGGCAATGATTTCTAATTATAAAAAGATGGAACTTGATTGTCTTGTGGTTTTAGGAGGAAATGGTTCCCACAAAACAGCAAATCTTTTGTCAGAGAAGGGCTTAAACATTGTAACTCTTCCAAAAACTATAGATAATGATATTAACGGAACAGATATGACTTTCGGATTTCAGTCAGCCATTGATATTGCAACAAGAACTCTTGATGAGTTGCATACAACGGCAAAGTCACACGGAAGAATTATGATTGCTGAAATTATGGGAAATAAGGCAGGCTGGCTTACGTTATATTCAGGAATAGCAGGAAAGGCAGATGTAATCTTAATACCCGAAATTCCATATAATATTGAGAAAATAAGCCAATATATAAAAGATAAGCTTAAAAATGGCAGAAAGCATATTATTCTTGCAGTGGCAGAAGGAATTATTTCACAGGAAGAGACAAAGCTTTTAAAGAAAGAACTTAAGCAGAAAAGAGCAAAAGACGGATATATTTCAGCAGGCTACCGTTTGGAGGCTGAACTTAGTGAAAAAATTGACGGCGAAGTTAGAGTTGTTGTACCGGGCCATATTCAAAGAGGTGGTAATCCTTGTGCTTTTGATAGAGTTCTTACTTCAAGAATCGGTGTTAAAGGTGCAGAACTGATCCTTAATAAGCAATATGGAAGAATGGTGGCCGTACAAAGCAACAATATTACAAGTGTGCCATTAAGTACAGCGGTTGAAAAACCAAAACGTGTAGATCCAAATGATGAAATTATAAGACAGGTTAGAATGTTAGGCATATGCTTAGGAGATTAA
- the ppk1 gene encoding polyphosphate kinase 1 → MEINKKNEIDVTENNPIIEKNKGPQPEMKSGLQEKKNLKAEGTKAENVKEVVRGKHKVLPCYDNRELSWLKFNERVLDEASDEDVPLCERLTFVSIFSTNLDEFYRVRVGSIYDQMIISDKKRENKTYMTSSEQLEHIFKRTKELLKKKEHIYNDLMKEVKNYGVQIVNFDKLSKEEKDGMENYFKNNVMPLLSPQVIGKKHPFPFLNNQEIYAVALLESKNNDKICIVPCRSSVFNRLVQIVPGSGRYMLIEELILHYMPMIFENYTVKSKSLIRITRNADIDIDEIFADEDISYRESMEEMIRMRTKLCPIRMEYSRVLDEKVIRSLCKELNLKKEQTFHQETPLDFDFVFKIQDMLRNRKELFFKRRIPQVSTAIDKTQPMIDQIEKKDILLSYPFESMTSFINLLKEAAADPNVASIKMTLYRVAKNSQVVEALIDAAENGKEVVVMVELRARFDEQNNIEWSRRMEDAGCRIIYGIDHTKVHSKICLISYKKDNQVKHITQVGTGNYNEKTSKLYTDLSLMTANEDIAKEVAEVFNKICLEQVVEETEHLLVSPKCMQSKIVELIDNEIEKIAEGKEGYIGFKCNSLTDKVIIKKLIEASNKGVKVDMVIRGISCLIAGVPGYTENITIKSIVGRYLEHSRIYIFGKEPLDKIYISSADLMTRNTVRRVEVAAPIYDEAIKKRIRGMFNIMLSDNVKGRRMKPNGKYCKDEITGEAINSQEYFFEEAYGEHKLEKY, encoded by the coding sequence ATGGAAATAAATAAGAAAAACGAAATAGACGTAACTGAAAATAATCCAATCATAGAGAAGAATAAAGGTCCTCAGCCGGAAATGAAAAGTGGGTTACAGGAAAAGAAAAACTTAAAGGCAGAAGGAACAAAAGCTGAAAATGTAAAAGAAGTTGTTAGAGGAAAGCACAAAGTTTTGCCTTGCTATGATAACAGGGAATTGTCATGGCTTAAATTTAATGAAAGAGTTTTAGATGAAGCCAGTGATGAAGATGTTCCGTTGTGTGAAAGATTAACTTTCGTAAGTATTTTTTCAACTAATCTTGACGAATTTTATAGAGTTAGAGTAGGCTCAATTTATGATCAGATGATTATTTCTGACAAAAAAAGAGAAAACAAAACTTATATGACATCAAGCGAGCAGTTAGAACATATTTTTAAAAGAACGAAGGAATTGTTAAAGAAGAAAGAGCATATATATAATGACTTGATGAAAGAAGTTAAGAATTATGGCGTGCAAATTGTAAATTTTGATAAACTTTCAAAAGAAGAAAAAGATGGAATGGAGAATTATTTTAAGAATAATGTTATGCCGTTATTATCTCCACAGGTAATTGGAAAGAAGCATCCATTTCCATTCCTAAATAATCAGGAAATATATGCTGTTGCACTTCTTGAGTCCAAAAACAATGATAAGATTTGCATTGTTCCTTGCAGAAGTAGTGTTTTTAACAGGCTTGTTCAAATAGTGCCGGGTAGTGGCAGATATATGCTTATTGAAGAACTTATACTTCATTATATGCCTATGATTTTTGAAAACTATACAGTAAAAAGCAAGTCTTTAATAAGAATTACAAGAAACGCAGACATTGATATTGATGAGATTTTTGCAGACGAAGATATTAGCTACAGAGAATCAATGGAAGAAATGATTAGAATGCGTACAAAGCTTTGTCCAATAAGAATGGAATATTCAAGAGTGTTAGATGAAAAGGTTATTAGAAGTCTTTGTAAAGAATTAAATCTTAAAAAAGAGCAGACTTTCCATCAGGAAACACCACTTGATTTTGATTTCGTATTTAAGATTCAGGATATGCTTAGAAACAGAAAAGAATTATTCTTTAAGAGAAGGATTCCGCAGGTTTCTACAGCAATTGACAAAACACAACCTATGATTGATCAGATTGAAAAGAAAGACATTCTGTTAAGTTATCCTTTTGAAAGCATGACAAGTTTTATTAATCTTTTAAAGGAAGCTGCCGCAGATCCAAATGTTGCTTCAATAAAGATGACTCTTTATAGAGTTGCCAAAAACTCACAGGTAGTTGAGGCTTTAATTGACGCGGCCGAAAACGGAAAAGAAGTTGTGGTAATGGTTGAACTTAGAGCAAGATTTGATGAACAGAACAATATTGAGTGGTCAAGGAGAATGGAAGATGCAGGATGCAGAATTATTTACGGAATCGACCATACAAAAGTTCATTCAAAAATTTGTCTTATTTCATATAAGAAAGACAATCAGGTTAAGCATATTACACAGGTTGGAACAGGCAATTATAACGAGAAGACATCAAAACTTTACACTGACTTGTCACTGATGACAGCTAACGAAGATATTGCTAAAGAAGTAGCAGAAGTCTTCAACAAAATATGTTTGGAACAGGTAGTTGAAGAAACAGAGCATCTTCTTGTATCACCTAAATGTATGCAGAGCAAAATAGTGGAGCTTATTGACAATGAAATCGAAAAAATAGCAGAAGGTAAGGAAGGATACATAGGATTTAAGTGCAACTCACTTACTGATAAAGTTATAATTAAAAAACTTATTGAAGCTTCTAACAAAGGTGTAAAGGTTGATATGGTTATAAGAGGAATTAGTTGTCTTATAGCCGGCGTTCCGGGATATACCGAAAACATAACAATAAAAAGTATAGTTGGAAGATATCTTGAACATTCAAGAATCTATATTTTCGGTAAGGAGCCTTTGGACAAAATATATATATCTTCAGCAGACTTAATGACAAGAAACACAGTCAGAAGAGTAGAAGTTGCTGCACCAATATACGATGAAGCAATAAAGAAACGTATAAGAGGTATGTTTAACATAATGCTTTCAGATAACGTAAAAGGAAGAAGAATGAAGCCTAATGGAAAATATTGCAAAGACGAAATCACAGGCGAAGCAATCAATTCACAGGAATACTTTTTTGAGGAAGCTTATGGAGAACATAAGCTAGAGAAATATTGA
- the arcC gene encoding carbamate kinase, protein MENKKVVVALGRNAFSESFPKQQERVKAAAKAIADLVEEKYEVIITHSNGPQVGMIQTAMTEYSRLDPDRTVAPMSICGAMSQGYIGFDLQNAIRTELLHRGIYKPVSTIITQVRVDPFDRAFNAPSKVIGRLMTKEEAENEKKKGNYVEYEEDQDGYRRIIASPKPIDIYEIDAIKALVDAHQLVIAAGGGGIPVLEQRTGLKGASAVIEKDYTAAKLADMLDASALMILTSNDYLTIDNNGTQEELKNLTAEEAQKLIDEGHFDPVTSLPKIDASLSFVLAGKGRKAIITNLSKAKEGIRGKVGTIIE, encoded by the coding sequence ATGGAGAATAAAAAAGTAGTTGTTGCTTTAGGAAGAAATGCTTTCAGTGAATCATTTCCTAAGCAGCAGGAACGTGTAAAGGCAGCAGCAAAGGCTATTGCTGATTTAGTAGAAGAAAAATATGAAGTTATTATTACTCACAGTAATGGACCACAGGTTGGTATGATTCAGACAGCCATGACTGAATATTCAAGACTTGATCCTGACAGAACAGTTGCTCCTATGTCAATTTGTGGTGCAATGAGTCAGGGATATATCGGTTTTGACCTTCAGAATGCTATTCGTACTGAATTACTTCACAGAGGAATTTACAAACCTGTAAGTACTATTATCACTCAGGTTCGTGTTGATCCTTTCGATAGAGCTTTCAATGCTCCTTCTAAGGTTATCGGCAGATTAATGACTAAGGAAGAAGCTGAAAACGAAAAGAAGAAAGGTAACTATGTTGAATACGAAGAGGATCAGGATGGTTATAGAAGAATAATTGCCAGCCCTAAGCCTATTGATATTTATGAAATTGATGCTATCAAGGCTTTAGTTGATGCTCACCAGCTTGTTATTGCAGCAGGTGGTGGCGGAATTCCTGTTCTTGAACAGCGTACAGGTTTAAAGGGTGCCAGCGCAGTTATTGAAAAAGACTACACAGCAGCTAAGTTAGCTGACATGTTAGACGCTTCTGCTCTTATGATTCTTACATCAAACGATTACCTTACAATCGACAACAACGGCACACAGGAGGAATTAAAGAACCTTACTGCTGAAGAAGCTCAGAAGTTAATCGATGAAGGACACTTTGATCCTGTAACATCATTACCTAAGATTGATGCTTCACTTTCATTCGTATTAGCCGGCAAGGGACGTAAGGCTATAATTACAAACCTTTCAAAAGCTAAAGAAGGAATCCGTGGAAAAGTCGGAACAATAATTGAATAA
- the abc-f gene encoding ribosomal protection-like ABC-F family protein: MILSCNHISKSYGVDTILDDCSFFVNDGEKAAIVGNNGAGKSTIMKIIMGELSADNGTITLGKNKTIGYLAQYQDLASHNSIYDEVKSVKADIINMEKKLVEYEKAMSGVSGDELHKLMENYTNLEHRFQLLNGYSYKSEIEGVIKGLGFTEDDFNREVGTLSGGQKTRVALCKLLLEKPDIIMLDEPTNHLDLTSIKWLETYLSNYNGAVLIIAHDRYFLDKIVTKVIEIENTHCHVYDGNYSDFSVKKKQLRQAQLNLYLKQQSEIKHQEEVIAKLRSYKQEKFYKRAESREKALANMERIDKPEELKDVMNIKLEPDCISGNDVLTVEGLSKSFDNLHLFSDISFEIKRGEHVALIGDNGTGKTTILKIINDIISADAGTVKLGTNVHIGYYDQEHHNLEDSNTLFEEIADAYPDMTNTKIRNTLAAFMFTGDDVFKLVKDLSGGEKGRLSLAKLMLSEANLIILDEPTNHLDMTSKEILENAINNYTGTVFYVSHDRYFINQTASRILELTNTKIINYLGNYDYYEEKCEELTKTYAPAIEKEKKVTSTSSGKQDYLERKAEAARTRKLKNDISKVEKEIKEKEDRLNELDELLADPAVSTNSAKLNEISKEQNEISERLDELMDQWEILSDQLD; the protein is encoded by the coding sequence ATGATATTATCATGTAATCATATATCTAAATCTTACGGTGTAGATACAATTTTGGACGACTGCTCTTTTTTCGTAAATGATGGTGAGAAAGCTGCCATTGTCGGTAATAACGGAGCAGGAAAATCTACTATTATGAAAATTATAATGGGTGAACTTAGTGCTGATAACGGTACAATCACCCTTGGTAAAAACAAGACTATAGGATATCTTGCTCAGTACCAAGATCTTGCTTCACACAATTCAATCTATGATGAAGTAAAATCCGTTAAGGCTGATATTATAAATATGGAAAAGAAACTTGTTGAATATGAAAAGGCAATGTCCGGTGTTTCAGGTGATGAACTCCACAAACTTATGGAAAATTACACTAATTTGGAACATCGCTTTCAATTACTTAATGGTTATTCATACAAAAGTGAAATCGAAGGTGTTATTAAAGGTTTAGGTTTTACTGAGGATGACTTTAACAGAGAGGTTGGCACTCTTTCCGGCGGTCAGAAAACAAGAGTTGCCCTTTGCAAGCTTCTTCTTGAAAAGCCTGACATTATTATGCTTGATGAACCTACCAACCACTTAGACCTTACTTCAATCAAGTGGCTTGAAACATATTTATCTAACTATAATGGTGCAGTTCTCATAATTGCCCACGACAGATATTTTCTCGACAAAATAGTTACTAAGGTAATTGAAATTGAAAATACACACTGCCACGTTTATGATGGCAACTACTCTGATTTTTCGGTTAAGAAAAAACAATTACGTCAGGCACAGCTGAATCTTTACCTGAAACAGCAAAGTGAAATCAAGCACCAGGAAGAGGTTATTGCAAAGCTTCGTTCTTATAAGCAGGAAAAGTTCTATAAGCGTGCTGAAAGCCGTGAAAAAGCTCTTGCCAATATGGAACGAATTGATAAACCTGAAGAATTAAAAGATGTAATGAATATTAAGTTAGAACCTGACTGTATAAGCGGTAATGATGTTTTGACAGTTGAAGGACTTTCAAAATCATTTGATAATCTTCATCTTTTTTCTGATATTAGTTTTGAAATCAAACGTGGTGAACACGTTGCCTTAATTGGCGATAACGGAACAGGAAAAACTACTATTCTTAAGATTATTAATGATATTATCAGTGCTGATGCCGGAACTGTAAAGCTTGGTACTAACGTTCATATAGGATATTATGATCAGGAACATCACAACCTTGAAGATTCTAACACTCTATTCGAGGAAATTGCTGATGCTTACCCTGATATGACTAATACTAAGATTAGAAATACTCTTGCTGCTTTTATGTTTACCGGAGATGATGTTTTCAAACTTGTAAAGGATTTAAGCGGAGGCGAAAAAGGTCGTCTTTCTCTTGCTAAGCTTATGCTTTCAGAGGCTAATCTTATTATCCTTGACGAACCTACTAACCATTTGGATATGACATCTAAAGAAATTCTTGAAAATGCCATTAATAATTATACCGGAACTGTTTTCTATGTATCTCATGACCGTTATTTTATTAACCAGACTGCTTCAAGAATTCTTGAACTTACAAATACTAAAATAATTAACTATCTTGGCAACTACGATTATTACGAAGAAAAATGCGAAGAGTTAACCAAAACATATGCGCCTGCCATTGAAAAGGAGAAAAAAGTTACTTCTACTTCTTCCGGCAAGCAGGATTATTTAGAAAGGAAGGCTGAAGCCGCAAGGACTAGGAAATTGAAAAATGATATTTCAAAAGTCGAAAAAGAAATTAAAGAAAAAGAAGACAGATTAAATGAACTGGATGAGTTATTAGCAGATCCTGCTGTTTCCACTAATTCCGCAAAACTTAACGAAATTAGCAAAGAACAGAATGAAATAAGCGAACGATTAGATGAACTTATGGATCAATGGGAGATTTTATCTGACCAACTTGACTAA